One segment of Pseudobacteriovorax antillogorgiicola DNA contains the following:
- a CDS encoding efflux RND transporter permease subunit, with protein MQSLLSYFSQNHRLTNLLFGLVLLGGILSWFHIKKEEMPEFESNSIRISASYPGANAADVERLVIFEIEKRLRGLSGIETISSEAGTGSASISVSLLNNLDDKQVVLQSIREAALDAPLPDRVRETISFRQFKTSEKAIMDISLSHSEAHLLNFEDRRMVQDQARSLENMLVASPLISSVSQRGFLEQEIQILVEPTKLEQFEIPISQIAASIRNNNIRLPAGALEDTGETKVTIQSELDQVEKFENLTVSSNFGGRNIRLKDVAKVLRIFQKTRSIQKVNGHEAVIINIRKSVDADITEAQEAVLKILDQFKQSRKNAKLKIIALDDESYVISNRLKIIASNGIVGFLLILICLLLFLDLRSGIWVAMGIPFSLCFTLIISNYLGFTVNNVTLAAVIIVLGIVVDDAIIVAENVSRKKSLGLSELDASVEGTKQVMLPIIASILTTCVAFVPFYFFEGRFSSFVLYIPSIVIIMLMGSLLESTLILPSHLQGWKLKEQKEAGHWFFKFEERFAKLLKIVLRFRAIYVLVFIGILAGSVYIFQNKLKFVLFPQDENSEIFIRATAKDAQNAIETAELSRKIESMVLQDEGLVVGIRSSIGQSRRGRQSLANSISYRIELTAKEERAESSESISDRWATKLKEMTEFTKARVIKGRFGFSSGSPLEIMIQSNRDGERHEIAQLVKAELDKIEGVHNSEIEAPLLEDTYEIDFRKDRMAQLNLDPKTIAESIRIFVEGQILYTLPEGDQEIEVRLTNSVDSRKKIEQLLEKHIGNSAGYLVPLREVIEVKKLQKPASISRVDYQRTTMVYGDLKPGSKLTSLEVAEMLESGPFPRILEEHPNSIITFRGEVEESRKSSSGFSTSILMAVVMIYTILILLFNSFTTPFLILAAIPFGIAGVILAFFFHQKASFGFFAVVGAIGMSGVVINDSIVLISTFKENLSWQLDGLFDDIARISSTRLRAVLVTTITTVAGLFPTAYGLGGYDAMLAEMMLAMGWGLLFGTTITLGLVPVLFSFYASIRIRLSRS; from the coding sequence TCAGAATCATCGGCTGACAAACTTGCTATTTGGCCTTGTCCTTCTTGGTGGAATCTTATCTTGGTTTCACATCAAAAAGGAAGAGATGCCAGAGTTTGAATCCAACTCAATTCGCATTAGTGCCTCATATCCAGGCGCCAATGCAGCGGATGTCGAACGTCTGGTCATCTTTGAAATCGAGAAACGCTTGCGGGGACTCTCCGGCATTGAAACCATTAGCAGCGAAGCAGGCACAGGTAGCGCCTCCATCTCGGTATCACTCCTAAACAACCTGGATGACAAGCAGGTCGTTCTACAGTCCATACGCGAGGCTGCACTCGACGCACCGTTGCCTGACCGCGTTCGCGAAACCATCAGCTTCCGGCAATTTAAGACCAGTGAGAAGGCGATTATGGACATTTCCCTGTCTCACAGTGAAGCCCACCTTTTGAACTTCGAAGATCGGCGCATGGTTCAAGACCAAGCCCGCTCACTCGAAAATATGCTCGTCGCGTCACCATTGATCAGCTCTGTGAGCCAACGGGGGTTTCTTGAGCAGGAGATACAGATCCTTGTTGAGCCCACCAAGCTAGAGCAGTTCGAAATCCCAATAAGCCAAATTGCAGCATCAATTCGCAATAATAATATCCGTCTTCCAGCTGGCGCCCTAGAAGATACGGGTGAAACCAAAGTAACGATCCAATCCGAGCTTGACCAGGTTGAGAAGTTTGAGAATCTCACTGTGTCCAGTAATTTTGGAGGCCGCAACATCCGACTCAAGGACGTAGCAAAAGTGTTACGGATCTTTCAAAAAACACGATCCATTCAAAAGGTTAATGGCCACGAAGCTGTGATCATCAATATTCGTAAATCAGTTGATGCAGATATTACAGAGGCGCAAGAGGCAGTATTAAAGATTCTCGATCAATTCAAGCAGAGTCGTAAGAACGCCAAGCTTAAGATCATAGCTCTGGACGACGAATCCTATGTGATCTCCAACCGACTCAAGATCATCGCCAGCAATGGCATTGTGGGATTCCTTCTAATTCTCATTTGCCTCCTCCTTTTCCTCGACCTTAGGTCTGGGATATGGGTTGCTATGGGTATTCCGTTTTCCCTGTGCTTTACCTTGATTATTTCCAACTACCTTGGCTTTACTGTCAACAACGTGACCCTCGCTGCCGTAATCATCGTCTTAGGAATCGTTGTCGATGATGCGATCATTGTGGCTGAAAATGTATCCCGGAAAAAGTCTTTAGGGCTATCGGAACTCGATGCCAGCGTCGAAGGCACAAAACAGGTGATGCTACCCATTATTGCTAGCATCTTAACCACTTGTGTTGCCTTTGTTCCCTTTTATTTTTTCGAGGGCCGATTCTCATCATTTGTGCTTTATATCCCATCGATCGTCATCATCATGCTCATGGGAAGCCTACTTGAATCCACCCTCATACTTCCATCTCACCTCCAAGGCTGGAAACTCAAAGAGCAAAAAGAAGCGGGGCACTGGTTCTTTAAATTCGAAGAACGTTTTGCCAAACTTCTCAAAATCGTGCTCCGATTCCGGGCGATCTACGTCCTCGTTTTTATCGGTATTCTAGCCGGCTCAGTCTACATCTTTCAAAATAAGCTCAAATTCGTCCTCTTCCCCCAAGACGAGAATTCAGAGATATTCATTAGAGCAACAGCAAAGGATGCGCAAAATGCCATTGAAACGGCAGAATTATCACGGAAAATCGAATCTATGGTGCTACAAGATGAAGGTCTGGTAGTAGGCATTCGCAGTAGCATTGGCCAAAGCCGACGAGGCCGCCAGAGCTTGGCCAATAGTATTTCTTACCGCATTGAGCTGACTGCAAAGGAAGAGCGAGCTGAGAGTTCGGAAAGTATCTCAGACCGTTGGGCGACGAAGCTCAAGGAAATGACTGAGTTCACCAAGGCTCGCGTTATCAAGGGTCGATTTGGATTTTCTAGTGGCAGCCCACTGGAGATAATGATTCAATCAAATCGCGATGGCGAACGTCATGAGATTGCCCAGCTTGTAAAGGCCGAGCTTGATAAGATCGAGGGAGTTCATAACAGCGAGATTGAAGCTCCGCTGCTAGAAGACACTTATGAGATTGATTTCCGAAAGGACCGTATGGCCCAACTAAATCTCGATCCAAAAACAATTGCTGAGAGTATTCGGATATTTGTTGAAGGACAGATTCTATACACCCTTCCCGAGGGTGATCAAGAGATTGAAGTTCGGCTCACCAATTCCGTGGATTCTCGTAAGAAGATCGAGCAGCTACTAGAGAAACATATTGGCAATAGTGCCGGTTACCTTGTGCCCTTGCGAGAAGTCATCGAAGTTAAGAAGCTTCAGAAGCCCGCCAGTATCTCTAGGGTAGACTACCAGCGAACCACCATGGTTTACGGCGATCTGAAACCAGGTAGTAAACTGACCTCTCTTGAAGTGGCTGAAATGCTGGAAAGTGGACCATTTCCTCGGATCCTAGAAGAGCATCCAAATAGCATCATCACCTTTCGAGGCGAGGTTGAAGAGTCAAGAAAGTCCAGTAGCGGTTTTTCGACATCGATACTGATGGCAGTTGTTATGATCTACACGATTTTAATCCTGCTCTTCAATAGTTTTACCACCCCATTCTTAATCCTTGCGGCGATTCCCTTTGGAATCGCTGGCGTTATTTTAGCCTTCTTTTTCCATCAAAAAGCCAGCTTTGGTTTTTTTGCCGTTGTCGGCGCCATCGGTATGTCTGGGGTTGTTATCAATGACTCTATTGTTCTGATTTCAACATTCAAAGAAAACCTTAGCTGGCAACTTGATGGCCTCTTCGATGACATCGCTCGTATTTCATCCACCAGGCTTCGAGCAGTTCTTGTCACAACGATAACCACAGTTGCTGGCCTGTTTCCTACAGCTTACGGCTTAGGAGGCTACGATGCCATGCTAGCAGAAATGATGCTGGCTATGGGCTGGGGACTTCTGTTTGGCACAACCATCACCCTGGGCTTGGTGCCAGTACTCTTTAGCTTCTACGCTTCTATTCGCATTCGACTTTCGAGGTCTTAA